A part of Astatotilapia calliptera chromosome 15, fAstCal1.2, whole genome shotgun sequence genomic DNA contains:
- the LOC113037658 gene encoding uncharacterized protein LOC113037658, with amino-acid sequence MSIKRKVFKTEHFQKQEKKYSEHCCVPLCSASAKFNGILSFHAFPTHSDLRRQWPVNIRRDHFTITSHTRVCCRHFASDQLIEPTTLDGRRRLIKGAVPTLFEWNGYKVEPPRRSVWERTERRPELVPPDDQEEQSLTRDHDYCSVPEPSALDIYASAAEDLSKDVETLRKEIQELRVQREFGLQRFAGSDTDIRFYTRFPSYDHLMAFWVLIEPCIYKMIRVSRAKSAANRNEEVLTPARTSTRQLLQPIDEFFLFLVFLSVGLKERDLAHRFNIHQSTVSRIIATWTNFLATGLGSQCIWLTREEVQAYLPEEFKDFSDTQMILDCTELRCQTPSSPLLQSEMYSSYKSHCTMKALVGIAPHGPVTFISNLYAGSVSDKELFKQSGIAEKLTEDMAVMVDKGFLITDCCKCKVYCPPFLSKQKQMPAYQVKETQAIARLRVHVERVIRRIKQNKLFDSIITMSHVYNINQLFAVACMLSNYQNTALVKKWVK; translated from the exons ATGAGTATAAAAAGGAAAGTatttaaaacagaacattttcaaaaacaggagaagaaaTACTCCGAGCATTGCTGTGTCCCACTTTGTTCAGCTTCAGCCAAATTTAACGGCATACTAAGTTTTCATGCCTTTCCGACCCATTCCGACTTGAGAAGACAATGGCCGGTAAACATACGCCGGGATCATTTCACGATCACCTCTCACACCAGGGTCTGCTGCAGACACTTTGCCAGTGATCAACTCATAGAGCCAACAACCCTCGATGGTCGAAGGAGGCTTATTAAAGGTGCTGTACCAACACTTTTTGAGTGGAATGGCTATAAAGTTGAACCACCGCGGCGTAGTGTTTGGGAGAGAACGGAGCGACGCCCTGAACTAGTTCCTCCTGACGATCAAGAAGAGCAAAGTCTTACAAGAGATCATGACTACTGCTCAGTCCCTGAGCCGTCTGCATTGGACATATATGCATCAGCTGCAGAAGACCTGTCCAAAGACGTGGAGACTCTGAGGAAGGAAATACAGGAGTTACGTGTCCAGCGAGAATTTGGGTTACAGCGTTTTGCTGGCTCCGACACTGACATCCGATTCTATACCAG ATTTCCAAGCTATGATCATTTGATGGCATTCTGGGTTTTGATTGAGCCTTGCATCTATAAAATGATCCGGGTTTCAAGAGCCAAGTCAGCTGCCAATCGGAACGAAGAAGTGTTGACACCTGCACGCACATCAACA AGGCAGCTGCTACAGCCAATTGAcgagttttttcttttcctggttTTCCTGTCAGTTGGTTTGAAGGAGAGGGACCTGGCACACCGATTTAACATACACCAGTCCACAGTGAGCCGCATTATTGCAACATGGACAAATTTTCTTGCCACTGGACTGGGGTCTCAGTGCATCTGGCTTACACGTGAAGAAGTGCAAGCTTACCTCCCTGAGGAATTCAAAGATTTCTCAGACACCCAGATGATCCTTGACTGTACAGAGCTGAGGTGTCAGACACCATCCTCACCACTTCTCCAAAGTGAAATGTACTCTTCGTACAAATCCCACTGTACGATGAAAGCCCTGGTTGGCATAGCTCCACATGGTCCAGTGACATTCATCTCTAATCTGTATGCTGGTTCGGTTAGTGACAAGGAACTATTCAAACAATCAGGCATTGCTGAGAAGTTGACTGAAGACATGGCAGTGATGGTAGATAAGGGCTTCCTAATCACTGATTGTTGTAAATGCAAAGTGTACTGCCCACCTTTTCTATCTAAGCAGAAGCAGATGCCAGCATACCAGGTTAAGGAGACGCAGGCCATAGCCAGACTCAGGGTACATGTGGAGCGAGTCATTAGGAGGATCAAACAGAACAAACTTTTTGATAGCATCATTACCATGTCACATGTTTATAATATCAACCAACTGTTTGCAGTGGCATGTATGCTGTCAAATTACCAGAACACAGCATTAGTTAAAAAATGGGTTAAGTGA
- the LOC113037656 gene encoding ankyrin repeat and LEM domain-containing protein 1: MDRHTRRLTSQLCKAVNEGDPRSVQQLLLQGANPNLVGTKGVAAVHLSVGKETEKNIRCLKTLLQYGADPNIRSSEGLTPLHVAALWGCYQNLKLLLMNGGNPYIKDNEGNTPQQLAEQQENRKCAHLLQEYQAGPTDTEEDDIPQFQYSLYSDQTDMSSYPESDYSFSSHTSMISDFGEAPLSSTRRSSFFNLSNINGRLSCRSVSHHRPSYPSILSSTRMSAVEPAAAVSNLKEDGNCTDDTTSKGEECTASPDGIIPPSNFPAVSFMRASRKSVSFRDDVDEYYPVFSPESPQQNPAVDGCQRSLPFDISEYSDFLDSERMATILDKQGIDATSPDHVYIFCRESSESTEEDLEKTVLVHCALEESDDEQETEHVKDAQGNSDENKVHCHAAGSSSGTSSSHYSSCESDHYTSALDASVNPECLSLSAADDVSAKTALDRKTLTSTNSDCELTKIHMEANTDSKPQTVERLSGMLNKLTLSGVKNPNNDIVQGCGGNDVDSPSKEDVVESAAVEEKSDHPFTPSPFVTGRTRSRMSRCSLRTSRTESLSTSLFEDTLPTPVRIRRQTPRSPTSEEFYNSPRLPSSAHCFSGRPTEGGCLSVDCQETQSSTLRGSSVSNSQADTLLLSTSVTDSAVQSQTLCDTFLLESNNDNSVSAYERNIAEIAFAMQEQNCNLTEDGEFLTDDLTSSDETTTKRNVNDTPHEEQVESLNNEDAWITRDCSSLPDSVSSSSTSSYGSPRRSKEDSDFPCTPGTGCTPRYSMSRLSSCRRPQHLANLSYTPGGRPHIQDVDEPVEYLYTDTERGHKLIETHVPPTADTSLSSSVSTTSSEETILYDWRTLHADMVDSKEKENQKPQVEVQKAENEKCVDNILPEIRGITDKELRSRLVELGESPGPISSRTRPTYMRRLCRLVQESNCQSQYQQKKLEQPQADAGYSPELCRVLETFNLPNCQADEQALCQQFDQPDQNRKWREGIIKSSFNYLLLDPRVTKNLPFRSHTMTPKECFQTFIHAIFYVGKGKRSRPYSHLYEALEYFKGDKTSKKLCSKVQHILQVWNTGQGVISLHCFQNVIPVEAYTREACMVEAIGLKMLTNQKRGDFYGIVSNWQTKKKRELGIHLLYRAMQIFLAEGERQLRPADIRQ, from the exons ATGGATCGACACACGAGGAGACTGacgagtcagctgtgtaaagcGGTGAATGAAGGAGATCCCAG ATCTGTGCAGCAACTTCTTTTACAAGGCGCAAACCCCAATCTGGTGGGTACCAAAGGGGTAGCTGCTGTACACTTATCTGTTGGCAAAGAAACTGAGAAGAACATAAGATGCTTGAAAACCTTGCTGCAATATGGAGCTGACCCCAATATAAG GTCATCAGAAGGCCTCACTCCTCTTCATGTTGCTGCACTGTGGGGATGTTATCAAAATCTCAAGCTGCTCTTGATGAACGGAGGGAATCCATATATCAAAGATAAT GAAGGAAACACTCCACAGCAGCTTGCAGAGCAACAGGAAAATCGAAAATGTGCCCATCTCCTTCAGGAATACCAGGCTGGCCCAACAGACACTGAGGAGGATGACATACCTCAGTTCCAATACT CTCTGTATTCCGACCAGACAGACATGTCCAGCTATCCTGAATCGGACTACAGCTTTAGTTCCCACACATCCATGATAAGTGACTTTGGAGAAGCCCCACTGAGCAGCACAAGGCGCTCATCATTTTTTAACCTGTCTAACATTAATGGACGACTAAGTTGCAGAAGTGTATCGCATCACAGACCATCTTATCCTTCCATACTTTCAAGCACTCGCATGTCTGCGGTGGAGCCTGCAGCTGCAGTATCGAATCTTAAAGAAGATGGCAATTGTACCGATGATACCACATCGAAAGGCGAGGAATGTACTGCTTCACCTGATGGCATAATCCCTCCTTCCAACTTCCCTGCAGTTTCCTTCATGCGAGCAAGTCGGAAGAGCGTGAGCTTCAGGGATGACGTGGATGAATATTACCCTGTTTTCAGCCCCGAATCTCCCCAGCAGAATCCTGCTGTTGATGGCTGCCAGCGCAGCTTACCTTTTGACATATCTGAGTATTCTGATTTCCTGGATTCAGAACGCATGGCTACTATTTTAGACAAGCAGGGCATTGACGCCACATCACCGGATCATGTCTACATTTTCTGCAGGGAAAGCAGTGAGAGCACAGAAGAGGACTTGGAGAAAACAGTCCTTGTTCACTGTGCTTTGGAAGAAAGTGATGATGAACAGGAAACAGAGCATGTAAAAGACGCTCAGGGGAACAGTGATGAAAACAAAGTACACTGCCATGCTGCCGGCAGCAGCAGTGGAACTAGTAGTAGCCATTATAGTAGCTGTGAGAGTGACCATTACACCAGTGCTCTGGATGCCTCTGTAAACCCTGAATGTCTTTCACTTAGTGCAGCAGATGATGTTTCTGCCAAGACCGCATTAGACAGAAAGACTCTGACTTCTACAAATTCTGATTGTGAACTTACAAAGATTCATATGGAAGCTAATACTGATTCCAAACCTCAAACGGTTGAGCGTTTATCAGGTATGCTTAATAAACTGACCTTGTCTGGAGtaaaaaatccaaacaatgATATAGTTCAGGGTTGTGGTGGTAATGATGTAGACAGTCCAAGTAAGGAAGATGTTGTTGAGTCCGCAGCGGtagaagaaaaaagtgatcaTCCATTCACACCCAGTCCTTTTGTAACAGGCAGGACACGCTCAAGAATGAGCCGTTGCTCGCTGAGAACAAGCAGAACTGAGAGCCTCTCCACATCTTTGTTCGAAGATACCCTGCCTACACCAGTTCGAATACGCCGCCAGACTCCCAGATCTCCAACCAGTGAAGAGTTTTATAACTCACCACGCTTACCATCCAGTGCACACTGCTTTTCAGGCAGACCCACAGAAGGAGGGTGCTTGTCTGTGGACTGCCAAGAGACACAGTCCAGTACTCTCAGAGGCTCAAGTGTTAGTAACAGCCAGGCTGATACGCTTCTCctctctacaagtgtgacagaCTCTGCTGTTCAGTCACAGACTTTGTGTGACACGTTTCTACTCGAGAGCAATAATGACAATTCAGTCAGTGCTTATGAGAGAAACATTGCAGAGATTGCTTTTGCTATGCAGGAACAGAACTGTAATCTCACTGAAGACGGGGAATTTCTGACTGACGATCTGACAAGTTCAGATGAGACAACTACAAAGAGAAATGTAAACGATACCCCTCATGAGGAGCAGGTAGAAAGCCTAAACAATGAAGATGCCTGGATAACTAGGGACTGTAGCTCTCTGCCAGACTCTGTGTCGTCATCATCCACCTCCAGCTATGGTTCTCCAAGGAGATCGAAGGAGGACTCTGATTTTCCCTGCACCCCAGGTACTGGCTGCACACCGAGGTACAGCATGAGCAGGCTTTCAAGCTGCCGTAGGCCACAGCACCTGGCTAACCTGTCCTACACCCCTGGAGGGCGTCCACACATTCAGGATGTGGACGAACCAGTAGAGTACCTGTACACAGATACCGAACGCGGCCACAAACTGATTGAGACCCATGTCCCACCTACAGCagacacctccctcagctccagCGTGAGTACTACCAGCAGTGAGGAGACCATACTTTATGACTGGCGTACTTTGCATGCTGACATGgtggacagcaaagaaaaagagaatcaGAAACCCCAGGTGGAGGTACAGAAGGCGGAAAATGAGAAGTGTGTGGACAATATTTTGCCAGAAATCAGAGGGATAACTGACAAGGAGCTCAGATCGAGGCTGGTGGAGCTGGGGGAAAGTCCAGGCCCCATCAGCAGTCGTACAAGGCCCACCTACATGCGAAGACTGTGCCGCCTGGTACAGGAGTCAAACTGCCAGTCACAATATCAACAGAAGAAGTTAGAGCAACCACAAGCAG atgcAGGTTACAGTCCAGAATTGTGTAGGGTTCTGGAGACCTTTAATCTTCCCAATTGCCAGGCTGATGAGCAGGCTTTGTGCCAGCAGTTTGACCAACCAGATCAGAACAGGAAGTGGAGAGAGGGCATCATCAAGTCCAGTTTCAACTACCTGCTGCTTGATCCAAG AGTGACAAAAAACCTTCCCTTTCGCAGTCACACCATGACCCCAAAGGAGTGTTTCCAGACTTTTATCCATGCTATATTTTATGTTGGCAAAGGAAAACGCTCCCGTCCCTACAGTCATCTGTACGAGGCTTTAGAATACTTTAAAGGTGACAAAACCTCAAAG AAACTGTGCTCCAAAGTCCAGCACATCCTTCAGGTGTGGAACACAGGGCAGGGTGTCATCTCTCTGCATTGTTTCCAAAATGTTATTCCTGTGGAAGCCTACACAAGAGAGGCCTGTATGGTGGAGGCGATTG GGTTGAAGATGCTCACGAATCAGAAGCGAGGGGATTTCTATGGCATCGTGTCCAACTGGCAGACAAAGAAGAAACGGGAGCTCGGCATCCACCTGCTGTACCGTGCCATGCAGATCTTCCTGGCTGAGGGTGAAAGACAGCTTAGACCAGCTGACATCAGACAGTAG